The DNA region TTCTTCATGGAGGTCGCCAAGATGCGCGCGGCCCGCATGCTGTGGGCCAAGCTCGTGCACCAGTTCGGGCCGAAGAATCCGAAGTCGATGAGCCTGCGTACCCACTCGCAGACCTCCGGCTGGTCGCTGACCGCCCAGGACGTCTACAACAACGTCATCCGCACCTGTGTGGAGGCCATGGGGGCCACCCAGGGACACACCCAGTCCCTGCACACGAACTCCCTCGACGAGGCCATCGCCCTGCCGACGGACTTCTCCGCCCGTATCGCCCGTAACACCCAGCTGTTCATCCAGCAGGAGTCGGGCACCTGCCGTGTCATCGACCCGTGGACCGGCTCGGCCTACGTCGAGAAGCTCACCCTGGAGCTGGCTCGCAAGGCATGGGGCCACATCCAGGAGGTCGAGAAGGCCGGCGGTATGGCCAAGGCCATCGAGAAGGGCATCCCGAAGATGCGCATCGAGGAGGCTGCTGCCCGTACCCAAGCACGCATCGACTCGGGTCGTCAGCCCCTCATCGGCGTCAACAAGTACCAGCTCGACCAGGAGGAGCCCCTCGAGGTGCTCAAGGTCGACAACTCCCAGGTGCTCGCCGAGCAGAAGGCCAAGCTCGTCAAACTGCGCGCCGAGCGTGACGAGGAGGCCTGCCAGCAGGCTCTGGAGCGCTTGGCATGGGCGGCTGCGAACCCCGATCCCACCGATCCGGATCGCAACCTGCTCAAGCTGTGCATCGACGCCGGTCGTGCACAGGCATCCGTTGGCGAGATGAGCGACGCCATGGAGCGCAGCTTCGGTCGCTACACCGCCCAGATTCGCACCATTTCCGGTGTGTACTCGAAGGAGGCGGGGCACACGAAATCCTCTGCCAAGGTCCACGAGCTCGTTGAGGAATTCGAGCAGAAGGCTGGACGTCGTCCGCGTATCTTCATCGCCAAGATGGGTCAGGACGGTCACGACCGTGGCCAGAAGGTCGTTGCAACCGCCTACGCCGACCTCGGCATGGACGTCGACGTCGGCCCGCTGTTCCAGACCCCGGAGGAGGCCGCCCGTCAGGCCGTCGAGGCCGACGTCCACGTGGTTGGCGTCTCCTCCCTTGCCGCCGGACACCTCACCTTGGTGCCGGCCCTGCGCAAGGAGCTGGACAAGCTGGGACGTTCGGACATCATGATCGTCGTCGGTGGCGTCATCCCGACCCAGGACTTCGACGAACTGCGTGCCGACGGTGCCGCGGCGATCTACCCGCCGGGAACCGTCATCCCCGATGCAGCGGTCGACCTCATGACCCAGCTGCTCGAGCGCATTGACGAGGACTGATCGTCACGAGCTGATCCTCAAGGTTCACGTCGGCCCCGGACCCTCGCTGGTTCGGGGCCGGCGTGCATCCCAGGCGCACCCCTGACAGAGCAGTCCGGTCCAGGACTGGGCACCTGTCCAGTGCAACCCGTCCCACGACTGGAGGCCTGGATCCAGAACAGCCTGCCTCACGACTGGACACCGGCACTGCACTCGGTCCCCACCCAGTCAGATGGGTGACGACTGACTTCATCCCCAACCCCCTCACACGTGCTCCAGACGCGATAAGTTGGAGTAACGCGCTTGTAGAGCGAGCCCAAGAAGGAGCGACATGGCTATCGACGTACCCGAACTCGTTGACCAGGTGCTGGCCGGAAACCGCCAGGTCATCGCCCGAGCGCTGACCTTGGTGGAATCGAGCAAGCCTTCCCACCGGGAGAAGGCCCATGAGATGTTGCGTCAGCTCGCCCCGCACACTGGCAAGGCAATTCGTGTCGGTATCTCTGGCGTACCGGGAGCCGGAAAATCCACCTTCATCAACAAGATGGGAACCAAGCTCATCAAGGAGCACGGCCATCAGGTAGCCGTGCTGGCCGTGGACCCGTCGTCCACCCGAACCGGCGGCTCGATCCTCGGTGACCGAACCCGTATGGGAGAGCTCGCCACCCTGGATGACGCCTTCATCCGCCCCTCACCCTCTGGCGGTCACCTGGGCGGTGTGGCCCGGGCCACCCGAGAGGCCATGATCGTCATGGAGGCCGCCGGGTACGACGTCGTACTCGTCGAGACGGTCGGTGTCGGGCAGTCGGAGGTCGCCGTATCCGAGATGGTCGACACCTTCCTCATGCTTGCCGTGGCTGGTACCGGTGACCAGCTGCAGGGCATCAAGAAGGGCATCCTCGAACTGGCGGACGTCGTCGCGGTCAACAAGGCCGACGGCGACAATGCCGGTAACGCCCGCGTCTCGGCACGTGAACTGTCCATCGCCATGAAACTCGTCCAGGCCGACCAGAACCGTCGTGTCCCGGTGCTCACCTGCTCCTCCTACACCGGCGACGGGCTGGACGACCTGTGGCAGGCGGTTCTCGACCACCGGGAGTACCTGGAGTCGGACGGGTCCCTGCAGGCCCGCCGCTTGGAGCAGCAACGTGAATGGCTGTGGGCCATGGTGGAGGACGAGATCCTGGAGTCGTTGCGGCACGAGCCGAAGCTGCGCGAGGTCGCCCAGAGGATCGAGGCCGACATGAGCATCGAGGCCACCAGCGCGCTCAAGGGCGCCGAGGAGATCCTGCAGACTTTCGCCCAGGTCGTCCCCGACCTGCCGTGGGCCCAGGGCACCATGGGGAGCCAGGGCTGAGCATCACCACGGGACGTCGATCGGGTCCAGGTTCACCTCCTCGGTCACTGGACCCGCGTCGGTCTCGATGGTGACGGTGTCGCCGGGGTGCAGCTGGCGTCCGCGTCGCCTCTCCACCTCACCATTGACACTCACCACTCCTGTCGTGATGAGCTCACGTGCCTGCCCGCCGGTCTCGACGAGGTTGGCGAATTTGAGGAACTGGCCGAGCCGAATCATGTCGTTGCCCATGACACCAGTTCTACAACACGGAGTCGAGGAAATCCCTCAGACGAGGTGACTGCGGATCGTCAATGACGCTCTGGGGGTCGCCGGACTCAACGATGACTCCGTCGTCCATGAAGGCAACGATGTCTGCCACCTCACGGGCGAAGCCGATCTCGTGGGTGACGATGACCATCGTCATTCCCTCGGCTGCCAGGTCCTTGAGCACGGCCAACACCTCGCCGACGAGTTCCGGGTCCAGCGCACTGGTGGGCTCGTCGAAGAGCATGAGATCGGGCTTCATCGCCATGGCGCGAGCGATGGCCACCCGCTGCTGCTGTCCGCCGGACAGTTCGGCGGGGTAGTGGTCGGCGCGTCCTGCCATGCCCACCCGCTCCAGCAGGTGCAGGGCAGCGGTCCGGGCCTCGTCCTTGCCGGCCCCGGCAACGTGGATCGGGGCCTCCATGACGTTCTCCAGGGCCGTCATGTGCGGAAAGAGGTTGAATCGCTGGAAGACCATGCCGGTCCTGGCTCGCTGAGCAGCAATCGTCTTCTCCGGGAGCCGGCGCAGGCGCCCACCTCTGGTGGGGGTCTCCTGGTATCCCACCAGCTCACCGTCGATGCGGATGCTGCCGGCCTCGAAGGTCTCCAACTGGTTGATGCACCGCAGCAGCGTCGACTTTCCCGATCCGGACGGGCCGAGCAGGACGCACACCTGACCCTTGCCGACGTCCAGGTCTATCCCCTTGAGAATGTGCAGGGAGCCGAATTCCTTGTGCAGACCCGCGACATGGGTCATGGGCGTCTCGGAAGCGCTGCTGTGCGGCGCCGCCGTGTGCTCGACGAGTGGTCCGGCCCCGGTCGGGGTGTCGGATGTCTTTTCGTGACGTGGGGTGGGAGTGGTGCTCACAGTTCTACCTCGGGGAGTGGCTCGGCAGGGGTGGTTCCAGATGCATTGACCGCGGACTGACGATTGTGGCGCGTCGATCCGGTGGTCTTGCGACGGGAGAATCCCCGTCCGTAGTACGCCTCGACGTAGTGCTGGATGACCATGAGAACGCTCGTCATGACGAGGTACCAGATGGCAGCGACGATGAGCAGGGGGATCGTGGCGTAGATGCGGTTGGCGATGGCGTTGGTGGCGTACTGCAGATCTAGGGTGAATGGCACTGCCAGCACCAGCGAGGTCGTCTTGAGCATGCCGATCGTCTCATTGCCCAGTGGCGGCACGATGACACGCATCGACTGGGGGATGATGATGCGGCGCATGATGAGGCTCGGTTTCATGCCCAGAGCCTTGGCAGCCTCGGTCTGACCGGCGTCCACCGATTCCAGTCCGGCGCGGATGATCTCGGCAAGGTAGGCGCCCTCGTTGAGTCCCAGACCAATGATTGCAGCGGCTAGGGCGGTGAGGACGTCCTCGGTGCGGAACTTCACGAATTCCGGTCCGAAGGGCACACCCACCGAGAGCATGGGGTAGAGCACTGCGAACAGTCCCCAGAACACCAGCTGGGTGTAGACCGGCACGCCACGGAACACGAAGATGTATGCCCACGCCACAGCGCGCAACACCGGATTTCGAGCCTGGCGCATGATTGCCATGATGAGGGCGACGATCGTGCCCAGGATCATCGCGGCGACGGTGAGCAGCAGGGTGTAGCCGATGCCCTGGACGACCTTGACGTCGCGCAGGTACAGCCAGACGATGTCCCACTGGTAGTTGGGGTTGGTGACCAGGCCATGGATGAGCATTGCCACGAGGACGGCGACGATGACCGCGGCGATCCACGTGCCCGGATGTGGAACGTCCTTGGCCTTGATCCGATTGGGGATGTCGGCGTG from Cutibacterium granulosum includes:
- a CDS encoding RNA-binding S4 domain-containing protein: MIRLGQFLKFANLVETGGQARELITTGVVSVNGEVERRRGRQLHPGDTVTIETDAGPVTEEVNLDPIDVPW
- a CDS encoding amino acid ABC transporter permease → MSSIQRTASPTSTRSPPEELMDTQHHADIPNRIKAKDVPHPGTWIAAVIVAVLVAMLIHGLVTNPNYQWDIVWLYLRDVKVVQGIGYTLLLTVAAMILGTIVALIMAIMRQARNPVLRAVAWAYIFVFRGVPVYTQLVFWGLFAVLYPMLSVGVPFGPEFVKFRTEDVLTALAAAIIGLGLNEGAYLAEIIRAGLESVDAGQTEAAKALGMKPSLIMRRIIIPQSMRVIVPPLGNETIGMLKTTSLVLAVPFTLDLQYATNAIANRIYATIPLLIVAAIWYLVMTSVLMVIQHYVEAYYGRGFSRRKTTGSTRHNRQSAVNASGTTPAEPLPEVEL
- a CDS encoding amino acid ABC transporter ATP-binding protein: MTHVAGLHKEFGSLHILKGIDLDVGKGQVCVLLGPSGSGKSTLLRCINQLETFEAGSIRIDGELVGYQETPTRGGRLRRLPEKTIAAQRARTGMVFQRFNLFPHMTALENVMEAPIHVAGAGKDEARTAALHLLERVGMAGRADHYPAELSGGQQQRVAIARAMAMKPDLMLFDEPTSALDPELVGEVLAVLKDLAAEGMTMVIVTHEIGFAREVADIVAFMDDGVIVESGDPQSVIDDPQSPRLRDFLDSVL
- the scpA gene encoding methylmalonyl-CoA mutase, translating into MTTLPRFDSINLGDAAVPADAQEQFAKLAAAAGEQDPWITPEQIEVGHLYSQDVYSDMDWLGTYAGIPPFTHGPYATMYAFRPWTIRQYAGFSTAKESNAFYRRNLAAGQKGLSVAFDLPTHRGYDSDNPRVPGDVGMAGVAVDSILDMRELFAGIPLDRMSVSMTMNGAVLPILALYVVAAEEQGAKPEQLAGTIQNDILKEFMVRNTYIYPPLPSMRIISDIFAYTSANMPKWNSISISGYHMQEAGATADIEMAYTLADGVDYIRAGESVGLQVDQFAPRLSFFWAIGTNFFMEVAKMRAARMLWAKLVHQFGPKNPKSMSLRTHSQTSGWSLTAQDVYNNVIRTCVEAMGATQGHTQSLHTNSLDEAIALPTDFSARIARNTQLFIQQESGTCRVIDPWTGSAYVEKLTLELARKAWGHIQEVEKAGGMAKAIEKGIPKMRIEEAAARTQARIDSGRQPLIGVNKYQLDQEEPLEVLKVDNSQVLAEQKAKLVKLRAERDEEACQQALERLAWAAANPDPTDPDRNLLKLCIDAGRAQASVGEMSDAMERSFGRYTAQIRTISGVYSKEAGHTKSSAKVHELVEEFEQKAGRRPRIFIAKMGQDGHDRGQKVVATAYADLGMDVDVGPLFQTPEEAARQAVEADVHVVGVSSLAAGHLTLVPALRKELDKLGRSDIMIVVGGVIPTQDFDELRADGAAAIYPPGTVIPDAAVDLMTQLLERIDED
- the meaB gene encoding methylmalonyl Co-A mutase-associated GTPase MeaB — translated: MAIDVPELVDQVLAGNRQVIARALTLVESSKPSHREKAHEMLRQLAPHTGKAIRVGISGVPGAGKSTFINKMGTKLIKEHGHQVAVLAVDPSSTRTGGSILGDRTRMGELATLDDAFIRPSPSGGHLGGVARATREAMIVMEAAGYDVVLVETVGVGQSEVAVSEMVDTFLMLAVAGTGDQLQGIKKGILELADVVAVNKADGDNAGNARVSARELSIAMKLVQADQNRRVPVLTCSSYTGDGLDDLWQAVLDHREYLESDGSLQARRLEQQREWLWAMVEDEILESLRHEPKLREVAQRIEADMSIEATSALKGAEEILQTFAQVVPDLPWAQGTMGSQG